One genomic window of Daphnia pulex isolate KAP4 chromosome 12, ASM2113471v1 includes the following:
- the LOC124210052 gene encoding CTD nuclear envelope phosphatase 1-like codes for MRGPNPVPMLKQLQMGLRAFLVLASKIWTFICFVFRKNTRAVIQHQTVKYEVSPLSPLSKHRLSMVRRKILVLDLDETLIHSHHDGVVRQTVKPGTPPDFVLKVTIDRHPVRFFVHKRPHVDFFLDVVSQWYTLVIFTASMEIYGAAVADKLDNQRGMLQRRYYRQHCTMDYGSYTKNLEMISMDLSSIFILDNSPSAYRSYPDNAIPIKSWFSDPMDTALLNLLPVLDALRFTQDVRSVLGRNLHSHRLW; via the exons ATGCGCGGACCAAATCCCGTCCCAATGTTGAAACAGTTGCAAATGGGACTTCGCGCCTTTCTCGTGTTGGCTTCCAAGATATGgactttcatttgttttgtttttcgcaaAAATACTAGAGCG GTTATACAGCATCAGACTGTCAAGTATGAGGTATCGCCGCTGTCACCTCTATCAAAGCATAGACTAA GTATGGTAAGGAGGAAAATCCTTGTACTGGACTTGGATGAAACTCTGATTCACTCCCACCATGATGGTGTTGTTAGGCAAACAGTGAAACCAGGCACGCCACCTGATTTTGTGTTGAAAGTCACAATTGACAGGCATcctgttcgtttttttgtccACAAGCGTCCTCATGTTGACTTTTTCCTAGATGTG GTTTCACAATGGTACACACTAGTGATTTTTACTGCTAGCATGGAAATTTACGGTGCAGCCGTAGCAGATAAGTTGGACAACCAGAGAGGTATGCTGCAGCGGCGTTATTATCGACAGCACTGCACCATGGACTACGGCAGTTATACCAAGAACCTAGAAATGATCTCGATGGACTTGTCGTCCATATTTATATTGGATAATTCACCTTCGGCCTATCGGTCATATCCCGACAATGCCATACCCATCAAATCCTGGTTCTCCGATCCAATGGACACTGCCCTGCTCAACCTGCTACCGGTACTAGACGCTTTGCGATTCACGCAGGACGTTCGAAGTGTTCTCGGCAGGAACTTGCACTCGCATCGACTCTGGTAG
- the LOC124210051 gene encoding peroxisomal membrane protein PEX14-like, with amino-acid sequence MSEAGEEINGDSLKENTQPLREDLISTAVKFLQNPRVATRPRSEKELFLQRKGLNHAEISAAFEASGMKETKSEGGVGHYSSVKVAQLHEYSRSLAPVATSKWSIIRDILNASVLIAGAAYSLHYLYRRFIEPFLFGHKKKKSLADTVEEMNKNLTCLVGDVSAAVQNLSDTVATLRSKQHEQSELKELKAEVTSLKAILLGRRQFPAPPAIVTGPPSIPPWQLSSTSGAKQDLRAEQSNKNNQSDGISLSSSPEIISVEDMQTNSSSMVNAGLSSVLPARGPSESSESNSAEIVEMGASGASGEEDTD; translated from the exons ATGAGTGAAGCAGGTGAAGAAATCAACGGAGATTCCCTCAAAGAAAATACACAGCCTTTACGCGAAGACCTG ATTTCCACTGCTGTAAAGTTTTTGCAAAACCCCCGTGTTGCAACTCGTCCCAggtcagaaaaagaattgtttttgcaAAGAAAAGGATTAAACCATGCTGAAATTTCTGCAGCATTTGAGGCCTCTGGAATGAAAGAAACCAAATCA gaGGGAGGTGTAGGACATTACTCTTCAGTTAAAGTAGCCCAACTGCATGAATATAGTCGATCATTGGCACCAGTTGCAACATCAAAATGGAGTATAATCAGGGATATACTAAATGCATCAGTCCTTATAGCAGGAGCTGCATATAGCCTTCATTATTTGTACAG gCGATTCATAgagccttttttatttggccataaaaagaagaagtcatTGGCAGACACTGTTGAAGAAATGAACAAGAACCTCACTTGTTTAGTCGGCGACGTTTCTGCTGCTGTACAGAATCTATCAGACACAGTTGCTACGCTTCGTTCAAAACAGCACGAACAATCTGAATTGAAGGAGTTAAAAGCTGAAGTGACATCATTGAAAGCCATTTTGTTAGGAAG GCGACAGTTTCCTGCTCCTCCAGCAATCGTGACTGGGCCTCCCTCTATTCCCCCTTGGCAGTTAAGCTCAACTAGTGGAGCAAAACAAGATCTACGTGCTGAACAATCTAACAAGAACAATCAAAGCGATGGCATTTCTCTGTCTTCATCCCCAGAGATCATCTCCGTAGAGGACATGCAAACAAATTCTTCGTCGATGGTGAATGCTGGTTTGAGCTCGGTGTTACCAGCTCGTGGTCCGAGCGAGAGCAGTGAATCCAATAGTGCCGAAATAGTTGAAATGGGAGCTTCTGGCGCATCTGGGGAAGAAGATACAGATTAA